Proteins encoded within one genomic window of Paenarthrobacter sp. JL.01a:
- a CDS encoding lysophospholipid acyltransferase family protein produces MKESATSRAVFMLLAGIARPAMNLLMARKWEGLENLPAGGFIAVPNHCTEIDPIVVGHMVYNQKRPPHFLAKSGLFKVPVLGGLLRATNQIPVERSTAGANRSLQLAKEVVDAGGAIIIYPEGTLTRDPELWPMKGHTGAARLALQTGAPVVPVAHWGAQEVFPRYAKRFHVFPRKTVKVLVGKPVDLSSFVDRPLDRGTLTEATDVIMDAITSLLETLRGEAAPAERWDPALHKQSKHGRLVEGAPTEAEDPEAGK; encoded by the coding sequence TTGAAGGAATCGGCCACGAGCCGTGCCGTGTTCATGTTGCTGGCGGGTATTGCACGCCCGGCAATGAACCTGTTGATGGCCAGGAAGTGGGAAGGCCTGGAGAATCTTCCCGCCGGTGGATTCATCGCGGTGCCCAACCACTGCACTGAGATTGATCCCATCGTCGTTGGCCACATGGTGTACAACCAGAAGCGCCCGCCGCACTTCCTGGCAAAGTCGGGACTCTTCAAGGTGCCCGTGCTGGGTGGACTGTTGCGTGCTACGAATCAGATTCCGGTTGAACGCTCGACGGCGGGAGCGAACCGCTCGCTGCAACTGGCCAAGGAGGTGGTGGACGCCGGTGGCGCCATCATCATCTATCCGGAAGGTACGCTCACGCGCGATCCCGAACTGTGGCCGATGAAGGGCCACACCGGGGCTGCCCGCCTGGCACTGCAGACCGGAGCGCCCGTGGTTCCCGTTGCGCACTGGGGTGCGCAGGAGGTGTTCCCCAGGTACGCCAAGCGTTTCCATGTCTTCCCGCGCAAGACTGTCAAGGTCCTGGTGGGCAAGCCGGTGGATTTGAGTTCCTTCGTTGACCGGCCGCTGGACCGCGGCACCCTCACCGAAGCCACCGACGTCATCATGGACGCCATCACCTCGCTCCTGGAAACGCTCCGCGGCGAAGCAGCGCCGGCTGAGCGATGGGACCCCGCGCTCCACAAGCAGAGCAAGCATGGCCGCCTTGTTGAAGGTGCGCCAACCGAAGCCGAGGACCCGGAGGCTGGAAAGTGA
- a CDS encoding DUF1697 domain-containing protein gives MESYAVFLRGINVGGINIKMADLKAALQDYPFSKVKTLLASGNVVLQSGLGAKDVKAQFEKCLRDSFGYDAWVVVLTADRVAQLVEACSYPADDKSTHSYVTLASDSAMLDELFEAGKTLDGVEQTRLGPEAMAWLAPAGGTLDSPFSKLSAKPRYKASTTTRNLRTLVKVRDAAAAL, from the coding sequence ATGGAAAGCTACGCCGTGTTCCTGCGGGGCATCAATGTGGGCGGTATCAACATCAAGATGGCCGATCTCAAGGCCGCGCTGCAGGACTACCCGTTCTCCAAGGTCAAGACCCTGCTGGCCAGCGGAAACGTCGTGCTGCAAAGCGGGCTCGGCGCCAAGGACGTCAAGGCACAATTCGAGAAGTGCCTTAGGGACTCCTTTGGCTATGACGCCTGGGTGGTAGTCCTGACAGCGGACCGCGTGGCCCAGCTGGTCGAGGCCTGCTCCTACCCCGCCGACGACAAGTCCACCCACAGCTACGTCACGTTGGCCTCTGACAGTGCCATGCTCGATGAGCTCTTCGAGGCCGGCAAAACCTTGGATGGCGTGGAACAAACACGCCTGGGACCGGAGGCGATGGCCTGGTTGGCCCCTGCCGGTGGGACGTTGGACAGCCCGTTCAGCAAGCTGTCCGCCAAACCGCGGTACAAGGCAAGCACCACCACCCGGAACCTCCGCACCCTGGTCAAAGTCAGGGACGCGGCCGCAGCCCTCTAG
- the leuC gene encoding 3-isopropylmalate dehydratase large subunit — protein sequence MGKTLAEKVWDAHVVRKGEGEGANAQPDLLFIDLHLVHEVTSPQAFEGLRLAGRKLRRVDLTIATEDHNTPTLDIDKPIADLTSRTQIETLRANCKEFGVRLHSLGDKEQGIVHVVGPQLGLTQPGMTVVCGDSHTSTHGAFGALAMGIGTSEVEHVMATQTLSLKPFKTMAINVEGTLRPGVTAKDIILAVIAKIGTGGGQGYVLEYRGSAIRSLSMDARMTICNMSIEAGARAGMVAPDQTTYEYMKGRPHAPQGADWDAAVEYWNTLHTDADATFDVEVDLDADTLEPFVTWGTNPGQGVSLSAKVPSPEDFGDENAKLAAERALTYMGLEAGTPMKDIRVDTVFLGSCTNSRIEDLSAAADIIRGREKDPNVRMLVVPGSARVRLEAEAMGLDKVFKDFGAEWRFAGCSMCLGMNPDQLAPGERCASTSNRNFEGRQGKGGRTHLVSPVVAAATAIRGTLSSPSDLEPASAGTLTGTAV from the coding sequence GTGGGAAAGACACTGGCCGAGAAAGTCTGGGACGCGCACGTTGTGCGCAAGGGTGAAGGCGAAGGAGCCAACGCCCAGCCCGATCTTCTCTTCATCGACCTGCACCTGGTCCACGAAGTGACGTCCCCGCAGGCCTTCGAAGGTTTGCGCCTGGCCGGCCGAAAGCTGCGCCGCGTGGACCTGACGATCGCCACGGAAGACCACAACACTCCGACGCTGGATATCGACAAGCCGATTGCCGACCTCACCAGCCGCACGCAGATCGAGACTCTGCGCGCCAACTGCAAAGAGTTCGGTGTGCGCCTGCACTCGCTGGGTGACAAGGAACAGGGCATCGTGCACGTCGTGGGCCCGCAGCTGGGCCTGACCCAGCCCGGCATGACTGTGGTCTGCGGCGACTCCCACACCTCCACGCACGGTGCCTTCGGTGCACTGGCCATGGGCATCGGCACGTCCGAGGTCGAGCACGTCATGGCTACCCAGACGTTGTCCCTGAAGCCGTTCAAGACCATGGCGATCAACGTCGAGGGAACGTTGCGTCCGGGTGTCACCGCAAAAGACATCATCCTGGCAGTCATCGCCAAGATCGGTACCGGCGGTGGCCAGGGCTATGTCCTGGAATACCGCGGTTCGGCCATCCGTTCGTTGTCGATGGATGCCCGCATGACCATCTGCAACATGTCCATCGAGGCAGGCGCCCGTGCCGGCATGGTCGCTCCGGACCAGACCACCTACGAGTACATGAAGGGCCGTCCTCACGCGCCGCAGGGCGCCGACTGGGACGCCGCCGTCGAGTACTGGAACACGCTGCACACCGATGCGGACGCGACGTTCGACGTCGAGGTGGACCTGGATGCCGACACGCTGGAACCGTTCGTGACCTGGGGAACCAACCCGGGCCAGGGTGTTTCCCTCTCCGCGAAGGTCCCGTCCCCGGAAGACTTCGGCGACGAGAACGCCAAGCTGGCCGCTGAGCGCGCGCTGACCTACATGGGCCTGGAAGCTGGGACGCCGATGAAGGACATCCGGGTGGATACCGTCTTCCTGGGTTCGTGCACCAACTCCCGCATCGAGGACCTGAGCGCAGCCGCGGACATTATCCGCGGCCGTGAGAAGGACCCGAACGTGCGCATGCTGGTGGTTCCCGGTTCGGCCCGTGTTCGTTTGGAAGCCGAAGCCATGGGCCTGGACAAAGTGTTCAAGGACTTCGGTGCCGAGTGGCGTTTCGCCGGTTGCTCCATGTGCCTGGGCATGAATCCGGACCAGTTGGCACCAGGGGAGCGTTGTGCCTCGACGTCCAACCGCAACTTCGAAGGCCGGCAGGGCAAGGGCGGACGCACGCACCTGGTCTCGCCCGTCGTCGCCGCAGCCACCGCCATCCGCGGAACGTTGAGCTCGCCGTCGGATCTTGAACCGGCGTCGGCCGGAACGCTGACCGGAACCGCAGTCTAG
- a CDS encoding dynamin family protein — protein MTAHEDPSASRASPEPRVAPQGAAVAVGTLEAARAELAATALPLAVPEVHEARQWIRESLAQLEDYIIPRYRSLDAPLLAVVGGSTGAGKSTLVNGLVGFPVTRAGAIRPTTRQPILLHHPKDAEWFEGQRILPGLQRIRGTVSSVPVPANQAGAAPDPQAITSLVLAAHDTVPQGIALLDAPDVDSISDDNRRLAGQLLAAADLWIFVTTANRYADAVPWRLLLDAASRDITVAVVLDRVPPAAEEEVRTDLQAMLDRQGLGDAKLFVVPESALDGLGMLPAESVEPLRLWLGALAADAAGRAGVARRTLNGAVKAVSHRLEGVAAAASAQETAARDLGRSCEDEYEHALARILDATKDGALLRGEVLARWQDFVGTGEFFRSLEQNIGRMRDRMGAFFRGEPAPAVKVETAIETGLQAVILDEAANAAENVDRRWRSDPAGRQLLGTDDLSGTSEGFDAKAAAAIRTWQEGLMEMIRTQGQGKRTQARWLSFGVNGLGAALMVVVFSMTAGLSGLEIGIAGGTAVVGQKLLEAVFGEDAVRRLAQQARQDLQAQCQRLLDDERQRFLSRIDAVRTGSGDELDRHAKALRRLAGAA, from the coding sequence GTGACTGCACACGAAGACCCGTCAGCCTCCCGGGCCAGCCCCGAGCCGCGCGTTGCCCCACAAGGGGCGGCGGTCGCCGTCGGGACTCTGGAAGCTGCCCGGGCCGAACTCGCTGCCACCGCCCTTCCCCTTGCAGTGCCTGAGGTGCACGAAGCCCGCCAATGGATCCGGGAGTCCTTGGCGCAGCTGGAGGACTACATCATTCCCCGTTACCGCAGCCTGGACGCGCCGCTGCTGGCCGTCGTCGGCGGTTCAACCGGGGCAGGGAAGTCCACGCTGGTCAACGGCCTGGTGGGCTTTCCCGTGACGCGTGCGGGGGCTATCAGGCCCACAACCCGCCAGCCCATCCTCCTTCACCACCCCAAGGACGCTGAGTGGTTCGAAGGACAACGGATTCTTCCCGGCCTGCAGCGGATCCGCGGGACGGTGTCGTCGGTTCCCGTTCCGGCCAACCAGGCAGGCGCGGCTCCCGATCCGCAAGCGATCACGTCGTTGGTGCTGGCCGCGCATGACACGGTGCCCCAAGGCATAGCGCTCCTGGATGCCCCGGATGTGGACTCCATCTCCGACGACAACCGCCGGCTGGCGGGGCAGCTGCTGGCTGCCGCGGACCTTTGGATCTTTGTCACCACCGCCAACCGCTATGCCGACGCCGTTCCGTGGCGGCTGCTTTTGGACGCGGCTTCGCGGGACATCACCGTGGCCGTGGTCCTGGACCGCGTGCCGCCGGCAGCGGAGGAGGAAGTCAGGACCGATTTGCAGGCGATGCTGGACCGGCAAGGACTCGGCGACGCAAAGCTCTTCGTTGTGCCGGAGAGCGCCTTGGACGGGCTGGGCATGCTCCCGGCGGAATCGGTGGAACCCCTGCGGCTGTGGTTGGGAGCTCTTGCTGCCGATGCGGCCGGCCGTGCAGGGGTCGCCCGTCGGACACTCAACGGTGCCGTCAAAGCAGTGAGCCACCGACTGGAAGGCGTTGCGGCAGCCGCCAGTGCGCAGGAAACCGCAGCACGTGACCTCGGGCGTTCGTGCGAGGACGAATATGAACACGCACTGGCCCGCATCCTGGATGCTACGAAGGACGGGGCACTGCTACGCGGCGAAGTACTTGCCCGATGGCAGGACTTCGTGGGAACGGGGGAGTTCTTCCGCAGCCTTGAACAGAACATCGGACGTATGCGGGACCGGATGGGCGCCTTCTTCCGCGGCGAACCGGCTCCGGCAGTGAAGGTGGAGACCGCTATCGAAACAGGACTCCAGGCCGTGATCCTGGACGAAGCGGCGAATGCGGCCGAAAACGTCGACAGGCGTTGGCGCTCTGACCCTGCGGGCCGCCAGCTCCTTGGTACCGATGACCTGTCCGGGACCAGCGAGGGCTTTGACGCCAAGGCGGCGGCGGCCATTCGCACCTGGCAGGAGGGTTTGATGGAGATGATCCGTACGCAAGGCCAAGGCAAGCGGACCCAAGCACGGTGGTTGTCCTTCGGCGTCAACGGACTGGGTGCCGCCCTCATGGTGGTGGTGTTCTCCATGACGGCCGGACTGAGCGGACTGGAGATCGGCATCGCCGGTGGGACGGCTGTGGTCGGCCAGAAGCTGCTGGAAGCAGTGTTCGGTGAGGACGCGGTCCGTCGCCTGGCCCAGCAGGCCAGGCAGGACCTGCAAGCCCAGTGCCAGCGCCTCCTCGACGATGAGCGCCAACGCTTCCTCAGCCGGATCGATGCTGTCCGGACGGGCTCAGGAGATGAGCTCGACCGGCACGCCAAGGCCCTCCGCCGGCTGGCAGGGGCCGCATGA
- the leuD gene encoding 3-isopropylmalate dehydratase small subunit, with amino-acid sequence MEKFTTHTGIGVPLRQSNVDTDQIIPAVYLKRITRTGFEDALFAGWRKDESFILNQAPFNAGSVLVAGPDFGTGSSREHAVWALKDYGFKAVLSSRFADIFRGNSGKQGLLAAEVAQDDIELIWKVLENNPGTEVKVDLVSKTVECGNVVAPFEIDDYTRWRLLEGLDDIGLTLQHEEDITAYEATRPSFKPRTLPAKVDAV; translated from the coding sequence ATGGAAAAATTCACCACCCACACCGGTATCGGGGTCCCGCTGCGCCAGAGCAACGTCGACACCGACCAGATCATCCCCGCTGTCTACCTCAAGCGCATCACCCGCACCGGCTTCGAGGACGCCCTCTTCGCCGGATGGCGCAAAGACGAGTCCTTCATCCTCAACCAGGCTCCGTTCAATGCCGGTTCCGTCCTGGTGGCCGGTCCCGACTTTGGCACGGGTTCCTCCCGTGAGCACGCCGTGTGGGCGCTGAAGGATTACGGGTTCAAAGCCGTCCTGTCCTCACGGTTCGCTGACATCTTCCGCGGCAACTCCGGCAAGCAGGGCCTGCTCGCTGCTGAGGTTGCGCAGGACGACATTGAGCTCATCTGGAAGGTCCTGGAAAACAATCCGGGTACCGAGGTCAAGGTGGACCTGGTGTCCAAGACGGTTGAATGCGGAAACGTCGTGGCACCGTTCGAGATCGACGACTACACCCGCTGGCGCCTTCTGGAAGGCCTGGACGACATTGGCCTGACCCTCCAGCACGAAGAAGACATCACCGCTTACGAAGCCACCCGGCCCTCGTTCAAGCCGCGGACTCTCCCGGCGAAAGTGGACGCTGTCTGA
- a CDS encoding HAD family hydrolase yields MAIATSFGTIRGVLFDIDDTLVDLEYAMTTALRDVSEHLLPGLDQAGWVKFGRIFTHETTHFYDRYLAGELTFNEQRLLRGRAALGHFGVELEEGEESQAWVAEYHKRQTAYVRAFSDVEEVLDALDAAGVPYGAVSNNVHDYQRAKLDGAGLERIRILVGTDTVGVAKPDPAIYLEGVRLLGTTPGETLYVGDNRLLDADGATAAGLVGVWLNRVGEEVEEFSGRQVDSLRQLLAKAPATA; encoded by the coding sequence ATGGCTATTGCAACTTCCTTTGGCACTATCCGCGGTGTCCTCTTCGACATCGATGACACCTTGGTGGACCTTGAGTACGCCATGACGACCGCGTTGCGTGATGTCAGTGAACATCTCCTGCCCGGCCTGGACCAGGCCGGGTGGGTGAAGTTCGGCCGCATCTTCACGCATGAGACCACGCATTTCTATGACCGCTACCTGGCCGGGGAGCTGACCTTCAACGAGCAGAGGCTGCTCCGGGGGCGCGCTGCCCTGGGACACTTTGGCGTGGAGCTCGAAGAAGGCGAGGAGTCGCAGGCCTGGGTGGCTGAGTACCACAAACGCCAGACGGCCTATGTGAGGGCTTTCAGCGACGTCGAAGAAGTGCTGGACGCCCTGGATGCTGCGGGAGTCCCTTATGGCGCTGTGAGCAACAACGTCCACGACTACCAGCGTGCAAAGTTGGACGGCGCCGGCCTGGAACGGATCAGGATCCTGGTCGGCACCGACACCGTGGGTGTCGCCAAGCCGGATCCTGCGATCTACCTGGAGGGTGTGCGTCTTCTGGGCACCACGCCGGGGGAGACCCTCTACGTAGGCGACAACCGCTTGCTCGACGCCGATGGCGCGACGGCGGCCGGCCTGGTGGGCGTGTGGCTCAACAGGGTGGGCGAAGAGGTGGAGGAATTCAGCGGGCGCCAGGTGGATTCGCTCCGGCAGCTCCTGGCCAAGGCTCCTGCAACCGCCTGA
- a CDS encoding IclR family transcriptional regulator, whose protein sequence is MDNSSGVGVIDKAAQVLDALEAGPTTLAQLVAATGLARPTVHRLALALVHHRLVSRDIQGRFVLGSRLVELASAAGEDRLIASAGPVLIQLRDATGESAQIFRRQGDWRVCVASAERPIGLRDTIPVGTQLSMKAGSAAQVLLAWEDHDRLLEGLQNARFTPTVLAGVRRRGWGQSLGEREPGVASVSAPVRGPSGRVIAAVSISGPIERLTRQPGRLHAEVVCNAARVLTEALRKNND, encoded by the coding sequence ATGGACAATTCTAGTGGAGTCGGTGTCATTGATAAAGCGGCCCAAGTGCTTGATGCCCTCGAGGCCGGACCAACGACACTTGCGCAGCTCGTAGCAGCCACCGGACTCGCCCGCCCTACAGTTCACCGCCTTGCCTTGGCGCTGGTGCACCACCGCTTGGTGAGCCGCGACATCCAGGGGCGCTTCGTTTTGGGAAGCCGCCTCGTTGAGCTGGCCTCCGCCGCCGGCGAAGACCGCCTGATCGCCTCCGCCGGCCCCGTGCTCATCCAGCTCCGGGACGCGACCGGAGAAAGCGCCCAGATCTTCCGCCGCCAAGGCGACTGGCGCGTCTGCGTGGCTTCGGCAGAGCGTCCCATCGGCCTCCGCGACACCATCCCGGTCGGCACCCAATTGTCCATGAAGGCCGGCTCGGCCGCCCAGGTGCTGCTGGCGTGGGAGGACCACGACCGCCTTTTGGAAGGACTGCAGAACGCCCGGTTCACGCCTACCGTACTGGCAGGAGTACGACGCCGGGGCTGGGGTCAGAGCCTCGGCGAACGCGAGCCTGGGGTCGCCTCTGTTTCGGCACCGGTGCGCGGCCCGTCCGGCAGGGTGATTGCCGCAGTATCGATCTCGGGCCCCATCGAACGGCTCACCCGCCAGCCCGGCCGCCTGCACGCCGAAGTCGTCTGCAATGCGGCGCGGGTCCTGACTGAGGCGTTGCGGAAGAACAACGACTAG
- the murA gene encoding UDP-N-acetylglucosamine 1-carboxyvinyltransferase, translated as MSSVLTIRGGVPLTGRVTVRGAKNLVPKAMVAALLGSEPSVLRNVPEIKDVEVVTSLLQLHGVTVVKDPVTGDLTLDPTEAKTASSTAIDAHAGDSRIPILLCGPLIHAIGEAFIPDLGGCKIGDRPIDYHLNVLRQFGAVVEKRPGGIHISAPHGLHGAKISLPYPSVGATEQVLLSATRAEGITELIGAATEPEIIDLIAVLQKMGAIISVQTDRTIRIEGVKDLRGYNHRALPDRNESASWASAALVTRGDIFVEGASQRDMMTFLNTYRKVGGGMDIGDDGIRFYHPGGKLTPLVLETDVHPGFMTDWQQPLVVALTQAEGVSIVHETVYENRFGFTEALARMGANIQVHRECLGSVPCRFGQRNFLHSAVISGPTPLRGTDIDIPDLRGGFSHLIAALAATGTSKVTGIDIINRGYERFTEKLAALGADFDITTIK; from the coding sequence ATGAGTAGTGTTCTGACAATCCGCGGTGGCGTCCCGTTAACCGGACGAGTGACCGTTCGCGGTGCCAAGAACCTTGTGCCCAAGGCTATGGTGGCCGCGTTGCTGGGCAGTGAACCATCGGTGCTGAGGAACGTGCCGGAAATCAAGGATGTAGAGGTTGTCACCAGCCTCCTGCAGCTGCACGGAGTCACTGTCGTCAAGGATCCGGTGACGGGTGACCTCACCCTGGATCCCACGGAAGCCAAGACGGCGTCCAGTACGGCCATTGATGCGCATGCAGGGGACTCCCGCATTCCCATCCTGCTCTGCGGGCCGTTGATCCACGCGATCGGCGAGGCCTTCATTCCTGACCTTGGCGGTTGCAAGATCGGCGACCGGCCCATCGACTATCACCTGAATGTGCTTCGGCAGTTCGGTGCCGTCGTGGAAAAGCGTCCGGGCGGCATCCACATTTCAGCCCCGCACGGCCTTCATGGTGCCAAGATTTCGCTGCCCTATCCGTCGGTGGGAGCTACCGAGCAGGTTCTGCTCAGTGCAACCCGTGCCGAAGGCATCACCGAGCTCATCGGTGCGGCAACCGAGCCGGAGATCATCGACCTGATCGCTGTCCTCCAGAAGATGGGCGCCATCATCAGCGTCCAGACGGACCGCACCATCCGCATCGAGGGCGTCAAGGACCTTCGCGGGTACAACCACCGTGCGCTCCCGGACCGGAACGAGTCAGCTTCCTGGGCCTCTGCTGCCTTGGTGACCCGTGGCGACATCTTCGTTGAAGGCGCCTCCCAGCGCGACATGATGACGTTCCTGAACACCTACCGGAAGGTCGGCGGCGGGATGGACATCGGCGATGACGGAATCCGCTTCTACCACCCGGGTGGAAAGCTCACTCCGCTGGTCCTCGAAACAGACGTGCACCCTGGCTTCATGACCGACTGGCAGCAGCCGCTGGTCGTCGCTTTGACCCAGGCCGAAGGCGTGTCGATTGTCCACGAGACCGTCTACGAGAACCGCTTTGGCTTCACCGAAGCCCTGGCCCGGATGGGAGCGAACATCCAGGTGCACCGCGAGTGCCTTGGCAGCGTGCCGTGCCGCTTCGGCCAGCGCAACTTCCTCCACTCGGCCGTGATCTCCGGCCCCACCCCACTCCGGGGTACGGACATCGACATTCCGGACCTTCGCGGCGGCTTCAGCCACCTCATTGCGGCCTTGGCTGCAACGGGAACATCCAAGGTGACCGGGATCGATATCATCAACCGCGGGTACGAGCGCTTCACCGAGAAGCTGGCCGCCCTGGGCGCCGATTTCGACATCACCACCATCAAGTAG
- a CDS encoding GTPase: protein MSRHSQVRESSQLQRKLEALNNARELAEGVLPDQELQSVYDVLERAASRRSLSAGHTVVGFFGATGSGKSSLFNAVSGSDVATATARRPTTSQPLAGIWGEEGSGPLLDWLEVKERHVLQAVPGFAHDDAGLVLLDLPDFDSTRLENREIVQRMVGMVDVLVWVMDPQKYADAAVHNEFLRPMASHGAVTLVVMNQVDKLSAPDAAAVMDSLKGILARDGLDKVRVIGASALTGDGVPTVRAAIRNVVVQRAATTQRLAADVARAAAGLAEVSGDGEAKGITSGAKSRLAQELATAANVPVVVDAVQRSFRRESARRTGWPVTRWLLRFRPDPLRRLNLGRNDTKPELSRTSLPPAGAPQRARTDAAVRDFADEASAGAPGPWRAAIRATARDGREQLPDALDQAIAGTDLKTAKRPLWWLPFNTLQWIALLLAVGGLGWLGVLAALGYFQMPVPEVPRTEGWPWPTLMVAGGVALGVLLAIAGRVLGGWAARIRATGASKRLHAAVAVVAEQRIVEPVEVEITRLKAFNAALKAARRG from the coding sequence ATGAGCCGCCATAGCCAGGTTCGTGAATCATCCCAACTGCAGCGAAAGCTCGAAGCCCTCAACAATGCCCGGGAACTGGCCGAGGGGGTCCTTCCGGACCAGGAGCTCCAATCCGTCTACGACGTCCTGGAGCGGGCGGCATCGCGGCGTTCCTTGTCGGCAGGACACACCGTGGTGGGCTTCTTCGGTGCCACCGGCAGCGGAAAGTCATCATTGTTCAACGCCGTGTCCGGCAGCGATGTGGCCACTGCTACGGCGCGCAGGCCTACAACGTCCCAGCCCTTGGCGGGCATCTGGGGTGAAGAGGGCAGCGGCCCGCTGCTGGATTGGCTGGAAGTGAAGGAGCGTCACGTATTGCAGGCGGTGCCGGGCTTTGCCCACGACGACGCCGGGCTGGTGCTCCTTGATCTGCCGGATTTCGATTCGACACGGCTGGAAAACCGGGAAATTGTCCAGCGCATGGTCGGGATGGTGGATGTCCTGGTGTGGGTCATGGACCCCCAGAAATACGCCGATGCAGCGGTGCACAACGAGTTTCTCCGCCCGATGGCTTCCCACGGCGCTGTCACCCTGGTCGTCATGAACCAGGTGGACAAGCTCAGCGCCCCCGATGCCGCCGCAGTCATGGACTCCCTGAAGGGGATACTTGCGCGCGACGGCTTGGACAAGGTCCGCGTCATCGGTGCGTCAGCCTTAACGGGCGACGGCGTACCAACCGTCCGCGCTGCCATCAGGAACGTGGTGGTCCAGCGGGCCGCCACGACCCAACGCCTGGCCGCGGATGTTGCCAGGGCTGCCGCCGGATTGGCCGAGGTGTCCGGCGACGGAGAAGCAAAGGGCATCACCAGTGGCGCCAAGTCCCGCCTCGCCCAGGAGTTGGCGACGGCGGCCAACGTGCCGGTGGTGGTGGATGCGGTCCAGCGTTCCTTCCGGAGGGAATCGGCGCGCAGGACGGGGTGGCCCGTGACGCGATGGTTGCTGCGGTTCCGTCCCGACCCCCTGCGGAGGCTGAACCTGGGGCGAAACGACACCAAACCCGAGCTGAGCCGGACGTCCTTGCCCCCGGCCGGCGCGCCGCAGCGTGCGCGGACGGACGCAGCCGTCCGGGATTTTGCCGATGAGGCTTCAGCCGGCGCTCCCGGTCCCTGGCGTGCGGCAATCCGTGCAACCGCACGTGACGGCCGTGAGCAGTTGCCGGATGCGCTGGACCAGGCCATCGCCGGAACGGACCTGAAAACGGCGAAACGTCCTTTGTGGTGGCTGCCGTTCAACACGCTGCAGTGGATTGCGCTCCTGTTGGCCGTCGGCGGACTTGGCTGGCTCGGAGTCCTGGCGGCCCTGGGCTACTTCCAGATGCCCGTGCCCGAGGTTCCGCGGACCGAGGGTTGGCCGTGGCCTACCCTGATGGTGGCCGGGGGAGTCGCGCTGGGGGTGCTGCTGGCGATTGCCGGACGCGTACTGGGTGGCTGGGCGGCACGGATCAGGGCAACTGGCGCGTCGAAACGTTTGCATGCGGCAGTGGCAGTGGTGGCTGAGCAGCGGATCGTCGAACCGGTGGAGGTGGAAATCACGCGGTTGAAAGCCTTCAACGCTGCTCTGAAGGCTGCCCGCCGGGGCTAG